From Salarias fasciatus chromosome 12, fSalaFa1.1, whole genome shotgun sequence, the proteins below share one genomic window:
- the tmem175 gene encoding LOW QUALITY PROTEIN: endosomal/lysosomal proton channel TMEM175 (The sequence of the model RefSeq protein was modified relative to this genomic sequence to represent the inferred CDS: inserted 5 bases in 4 codons) translates to MSQDDDGDIIEHHVEEDMESGAXAGQAASSSFLDSPSDREGASSTQSSHRLLAYSDALISIIATVMILPVAHTKVEDMRLQSDELRESVQVLLTAXIAVYLMTFLIVSVAWAAHIRLFQIIVRIDDCLALLNLACMMLITFLPYTFSLMATFPDHILGMLLFCGCVMVLGIIQSVIVLYAFSRPFLLNHQIQISENQKVYKHHILKVIMRXPIMCFFASIFSFIFFQLVVLRALAIVIFLPYISQCXKWCRSKAIGPVAESPDTMMFYTYLPNEPLSKERVEAFSDGVYAIVATLLILDICEDNVPNPTDVQQKFGGSLTAALQVYGPEYLAYFGSFATVGLLWFVHHSLFLHVTKATRLMGLLNTFSLAFVGGLPLAYQLTHEFPRDSLNELEAIQISCVIIFFAGMFQLAIWVVALYNERETLHPYVRYGGREHEFMLAKLALYPCVALGTFFLTCILSRFSAPIFHLMEITVPFAFLVLRLLVRVGLALLRLIFCPDRSNLRTAVEEEPDETRVPFKTPW, encoded by the exons ATGAGCCAAGACGACGACGGAGACATTATCGAGCACCACGTCGAGGAGGATATGGAGAGCGGGGC CGCGGGCCAGGCcgcgtcctcctccttcctggaCAGTCCGTCCGACCGGGAGGGAGCCAGCAGCACCCAGTCCTCCCACAGACTGCTGGCCTACAGCGACGCTCTCATCTCCATCATCGCCACCGTCATG ATTCTACCTGTTGCTCACACCAAAGTGGAAGACATGAGGTTACAGTCGGAC gagctgagagagagcgTCCAGGTCCTGCTGACAG AGATCGCCGTTTACTTGATGACGTTCCTCATTGTGTCTGTCGCCTGGGCTGCTCACAT CAGGTTGTTTCAGATCATTGTGCGCATTGATGACTGCCTCGCCCTGCTTAACCTG GCCTGCATGATGCTGATAACCTTCCTCCCGTACACG TTCTCTTTAATGGCCACCTTCCCTGATCACATCCTGGGGATGCTGCTGTTCTGTGGGTGTGTGATGGTTCTCGGCATCATTCAG TCGGTGATCGTGCTGTACGCCTTCAGCCGCCCCTTCCTGCTGAACCACCAGATCCAGATCTCTGAGAACCAGAAGGTCTACAAACACCACATCCTCAAAGTCATCATGA GTCCCATCATGTGCTTCTTCGCCAGCATCTTTTCCTTCATCTTCTTCCAGCTGGTTG TCCTACGTGCTCTTGCCATTGTCATCTTCCTGCCCTACATCTCGCAGT TGAAGTGGTGTCGCAGCAAAGCCATCG gTCCAGTGGCGGAGAGTCCAGACACCATGATGTTTTACACCTACCTGCCGAATGAACCCCTCAGCAAAGAGCGAGTGGAGGCTTTCAGCGACGGCGTCTACGCCATCGTCGCCACGCTCCTCATCCTGGACATATG CGAGGACAACGTCCCCAACCCCACGGACGTCCAGCAGAAGTTTGGCGGCAGCCTGACTGCGGCGCTGCAGGTCTACGGTCCAGAGTACCTGGCGTACTTCGGTTCCTTCGCCACCGTCGGCCTCCTGTGGTTCGTCCACCACTCGCTCTTCCTCCACGTCACCAAGGCGACGCGCCTCATGGGCCTCCTGAACACCTTCTCGCTGGCGTTCGTGGGCGGTCTGCCTCTGGCCTACCAGCTGACGCACGAGTTCCCGCGCGACTCCCTCAACGAGCTGGAGGCCATTCAGATCAGCTGCGTCATCATCTTCTTCGCCGGCATGTTCCAGCTGGCCATTTGGGTGGTGGCGCTCTACAACGAGCGGGAGACTCTGCACCCGTACGTGCGATATGGCGGGCGAGAGCACGAGTTCATGCTGGCTAAGCTAGCTCTGTACCCCTGCGTGGCTCTGGGGACGTTCTTCCTCACCTGCATCCTGAGCAGATTTAGCGCTCCCATCTTCCACCTGATGGAGATCACCGTGCCGTTCGCCTTTCTGGTCCTGCGGCTCCTGGTGCGCGTCGGGCTGGCGCTGCTGCGCCTCATCTTCTGTCCCGACAGG
- the LOC115398228 gene encoding soluble lamin-associated protein of 75 kDa, with protein MKFPVDLLADVSQVDLERSAHNYMNSLVYSNPDSPEQLTISGSTKVTIDIASVGYTPLYGSSDKHKMLALFSPSDPLTTVALYLSDRWWPVEDILKSSDPARDGVIEVQTPGERTVLYILNRIIYRTKEMSSDELPFLCHGENDYAKILWKNGEAVGFYSVKPSGTCCNSYSTRSYELPVMDSIFVRKSQRGKGFGLQMLDDFVHSFEDDCLGLRYPLTKSMYKVCEKYLRQNPEDADLLWEVEGTGGFKQRSNIANKIQAMNLSAVSRNLSFTEESHLTVEVTENDVVMEAITTQIEESQAMQCTVETIEEVTVLTISKEADDVPVVTRGRSSGSKQRKTEEKVTEDKSEKLIRIEDIEAETPREVSMEQKTELHLSQMEQTKVISNVVDEKESGEEDHVTLSEITGTAVDSQDPEEADDTSASTTEEAQGQDDACPPNGSPLDGAIKVENVASETQEAGEECGKDEDVNLDTEGKEAQTAVADSNSEETDTQQDSEDVEPHRQIPW; from the exons ATGAAGTTCCCCGTGGACCTCCTGGCTGACGTCAGCCAGGTAGACCTGGAACGATCCGCCCACAACTACATGAACAGCCTCGTCTACAGCAACCCAGATTCTCCAGAGCAGCTCACCATCTCTGGATCCACCAAG GTGACCATAGACATAGCCAGTGTTGGCTACACGCCTCTGTATGGATCCAGTGACAAACACAAGATGCTGGCCCTCTTCTCGCCCAGCGACCCTCTCACCACAGTGGCTCTGTACCTGTCGGACCGCTGGTGGCCAGTGGAAGACATTCTCAAGTCATCTGACCCCGCTCGGGATGGTGTTATCGAG GTGCAGACCCCAGGAGAGAGGACAGTTTTATACATCCTGAATCGGATCATCTACAGAACCAAGGAGATGAGCTCCGACGAGCTTCCCTTCCTGTGCCATGGAGAAAACGACTATGCAAAAATTCTCTGGAAGAACGGAGAAGCTGTTGGCTTCTACTCAGTCAAACCCT CAGGGACCTGTTGTAATTCATACTCAACCAGAAGCTACGAGCTGCCTGTGATGGACTCCATATTTGTGAGGAAAAGTCAGAGAGGAAAAGGCTTTGGCCTCCAGATGTTGGACGACTTTGTGCACAGCTTTGAAGACGACTGTCTGGGGCTGAGGTACCCCCTCACAAAGTCTATGTACAAAG TGTGCGAGAAGTACCTGCGTCAGAATCCAGAAGATGCAGACCTGCTGTGGGAGGTGGAGGGCACCGGGGGGTTCAAACAGAGGAGCAACATTGCCAACAAGATCCAGGCCATGAATCTGAGCG cTGTTTCCCGGAACCTCTCGTTTACAGAGGAATCCCATCTGActgttgaagtgactgaaaaCGATGTGGTGATGGAAGCAATCACCACACAAATAGAAGAGTCCCAAGCTATGCAGTGCACAGTTGAAACCATC GAGGAAGTCACTGTGCTGACAATATCCAAAG AGGCAGACGATGTGCCTGTTGTCACTCGGGGGAGGAGCAGTGGCTCAAAACAAAGGAAGACTGAGGAAAAAGTCACAGAAGACAAGTCAGAAAAACTTATCAG AATCGAAGACATTGAAGCAGAAACTCCCAGAGAGGTTTCCATGGAACAAAAGACAGAACTGCACCTTTCACAAATGGAACAAACcaag gttaTTTCCAATGTTGTTGATGAAAAAGAATCTGGTGAGGAAGATCATGTCACATTGTCTGAAATCACAGGCACTGCTGTAGATTCAcaagacccagaggaggctgatGATACATCAGCAAGTACAACCGAGGAGGCTCAAGGACAAGACGATGCCTGTCCTCCGAACGGCTCTCCCTTGGATGGAGCGATCAAGGTTGAGAATGTAGCATCAGAAACCCAAGAGGCAGGGGAAGAGTGTGGAAAGGACGAAGACGTAAACCTGGATACAGAAGGAAAAGAAGCTCAAACCGCTGTTGCTGATTCAAATTCAGAAGAAACAGATACACAGCAAGACTCAGAAGACGTAGAGCCACACAGACAAATACCTTGGTAA